In Streptomyces chartreusis NRRL 3882, the following are encoded in one genomic region:
- the murG gene encoding undecaprenyldiphospho-muramoylpentapeptide beta-N-acetylglucosaminyltransferase: MHVVLAGGGTAGHIEPALALADALRRQDPTVGITALGTERGLETRLVPERGYELALIPAVPLPRKPTPELITVPGRLRGTIKATEQILERTKADAVVGFGGYVALPGYLAAKRLGVPIVIHEANARPGLANKIGSRYASQVAVSTPDSKLRGARYIGIPLRRSIATLDRAAVRPEARAAFGLDPNLPTLLVSGGSQGARRLNEVVQTVAPWLQQAGIQILHAVGPKNELPQVQQMPGMPPYIPVSYLDRMDLAYAAADMMLCRAGAMTVAELSAVGLPAAYVPLPIGNGEQRLNAQPVVKAGGGLLVDDAELTPEWVQQNVLPVLADPHRLYQMSRAAAEFGRRDADDLLVGMVYEAIAAARAHR, translated from the coding sequence GTGCATGTCGTACTCGCCGGCGGAGGAACCGCGGGCCACATCGAGCCCGCGCTCGCCCTCGCGGACGCCCTGCGCAGGCAGGATCCGACCGTGGGCATCACGGCCCTGGGCACGGAGCGAGGCCTGGAGACCCGTCTCGTACCCGAGCGTGGGTACGAACTCGCGCTGATCCCCGCCGTACCGCTGCCACGCAAGCCCACCCCCGAGCTGATCACCGTCCCGGGCCGGCTGCGCGGCACCATCAAGGCGACCGAGCAGATCCTGGAGCGCACCAAGGCGGACGCCGTGGTCGGCTTCGGCGGCTACGTCGCCCTGCCCGGCTACCTCGCGGCCAAGCGCCTCGGCGTGCCGATCGTCATCCACGAGGCCAACGCCCGCCCGGGCCTGGCCAACAAGATCGGCTCGCGGTACGCCAGCCAGGTCGCCGTCTCCACCCCGGACAGCAAGCTGCGCGGCGCCCGCTACATCGGCATCCCGCTGCGCCGCTCCATCGCCACCCTGGACCGGGCCGCCGTACGCCCCGAGGCCCGCGCCGCGTTCGGGCTCGACCCCAACCTGCCCACGCTGCTGGTCTCCGGCGGCTCCCAGGGCGCCCGCCGCCTCAACGAGGTCGTGCAGACGGTCGCGCCCTGGCTCCAGCAGGCCGGGATCCAGATCCTGCACGCGGTCGGCCCGAAGAACGAACTGCCGCAGGTCCAGCAGATGCCGGGGATGCCCCCCTACATCCCGGTAAGTTACCTGGACCGGATGGACCTCGCGTACGCCGCGGCCGACATGATGCTCTGCCGCGCGGGCGCGATGACCGTCGCCGAGCTCTCCGCCGTCGGGCTCCCGGCCGCCTACGTCCCGCTGCCCATCGGCAACGGCGAACAGCGGCTCAACGCCCAGCCGGTGGTCAAGGCCGGCGGCGGCCTGCTGGTCGACGACGCGGAGCTGACCCCCGAGTGGGTCCAGCAGAACGTCCTGCCCGTGCTCGCCGATCCGCACCGGCTGTACCAGATGTCCCGCGCCGCCGCCGAGTTCGGCCGCCGGGACGCCGACGACCTGCTCGTCGGCATGGTGTACGAGGCGATCGCCGCCGCTCGTGCACACCGCTAG
- the pgeF gene encoding peptidoglycan editing factor PgeF, which yields MIGQRESVSGAHFAFTDRWGGVSAAPYEELNLGGAVGDDPDAVRTNRELAAKSLGVEPDRVVWMNQVHGADVAVVDGPWGSSPEIPSVDAIVTTRRGLALAVLTADCVPVLLADPVAGIAAAAHAGRPGMIAGVVPAALRAMTELGAEPSRIVARTGPTVCGRCYEVPEAMRAEVSAIEPAAYAETSWGTPAVDVSAGVHAQLERLGVRDRAQSPVCTLESDDHFSYRRDRTTGRLAGYVWLD from the coding sequence GTGATAGGACAGCGCGAAAGCGTGAGCGGCGCCCACTTCGCCTTCACCGACCGGTGGGGCGGGGTGAGCGCCGCTCCGTATGAGGAGCTCAATCTCGGCGGAGCGGTCGGTGACGATCCGGACGCCGTACGCACCAACCGCGAGCTGGCCGCGAAGTCCCTGGGCGTCGAGCCGGACCGGGTGGTCTGGATGAACCAGGTGCACGGGGCCGACGTGGCGGTGGTGGACGGGCCGTGGGGATCTTCGCCCGAGATCCCGTCGGTCGACGCGATCGTCACGACGCGGCGGGGACTCGCCCTCGCCGTGCTCACCGCCGACTGCGTGCCGGTACTGCTCGCCGACCCCGTCGCCGGGATCGCCGCCGCGGCCCACGCGGGCCGGCCCGGCATGATCGCCGGAGTCGTCCCGGCCGCGCTACGCGCGATGACGGAGCTGGGCGCCGAGCCCTCCCGGATCGTCGCCCGCACCGGACCCACCGTCTGCGGCCGGTGTTACGAAGTGCCCGAGGCGATGCGCGCCGAGGTGTCCGCCATCGAGCCGGCGGCGTACGCCGAGACGAGTTGGGGCACTCCGGCGGTCGACGTGAGCGCCGGAGTGCACGCACAGCTGGAACGGCTCGGAGTGCGTGACCGGGCGCAATCGCCGGTGTGCACGCTGGAGTCGGACGATCACTTCTCGTACCGCCGCGACCGCACCACCGGTCGGCTCGCGGGCTATGTGTGGCTGGACTGA
- a CDS encoding YggT family protein, with protein sequence MSVVLDVVYIALMCFLIVLIFRLVMDYVFQFARSWQPGKAMVVVLEATYTVTDPPLKLLRRFIPPLRLGGVALDLSFFVLMIIVYILISIVSRL encoded by the coding sequence ATGAGCGTGGTTTTGGATGTCGTCTACATCGCGCTGATGTGCTTCCTCATCGTGCTCATCTTCCGGTTGGTCATGGACTACGTCTTCCAGTTCGCCCGCTCATGGCAACCAGGCAAGGCGATGGTGGTCGTTCTGGAGGCCACCTACACTGTCACGGATCCACCGCTCAAGCTTCTGCGGCGGTTCATTCCGCCGCTGCGTCTCGGGGGCGTGGCGCTCGACCTGTCCTTCTTCGTGCTGATGATCATCGTCTACATCCTGATCTCGATCGTGAGCCGGCTGTGA
- a CDS encoding cell division protein SepF, producing MAGAMRKMAVYLGLVEDDGYDGRGFDPDDDFEPELDPEPERDHRRHEPSHQPHGSHQPQRDEEVRVVQPSAPREPAARSASLPAESGRPARIAPVASITQERASLEKNAPVIMPKVVSEREPYRITTLHPRTYNEARTIGEHFREGTPVIMNLTEMDDTDAKRLVDFAAGLVFGLHGSIERVTQKVFLLSPANVDVTAEDKARIAEGGFFNQS from the coding sequence ATGGCCGGCGCGATGCGCAAGATGGCGGTCTACCTCGGCCTCGTGGAGGACGATGGGTACGACGGCCGCGGATTCGACCCCGACGACGACTTCGAACCCGAACTGGACCCGGAGCCCGAGCGGGACCACCGACGGCACGAGCCGTCCCACCAGCCGCACGGCTCACATCAGCCCCAAAGGGACGAAGAGGTACGAGTCGTACAGCCGTCCGCACCTCGTGAACCGGCCGCCCGTTCCGCTTCGCTACCCGCGGAATCCGGCCGCCCGGCGCGCATCGCGCCCGTGGCATCCATCACACAAGAACGCGCAAGTCTGGAGAAGAACGCACCGGTGATCATGCCCAAGGTCGTGTCCGAACGAGAGCCTTACCGGATCACCACGCTCCACCCACGGACCTACAACGAGGCCCGTACCATCGGGGAACACTTCCGTGAAGGCACTCCGGTGATCATGAATCTGACTGAGATGGACGACACAGATGCGAAGCGACTTGTCGACTTTGCGGCCGGTTTGGTGTTTGGTCTTCACGGCAGTATCGAGCGGGTGACGCAGAAGGTGTTCCTGTTGTCGCCTGCTAACGTCGATGTCACGGCGGAGGACAAGGCCCGCATCGCAGAGGGCGGGTTCTTCAACCAGAGCTGA
- the ileS gene encoding isoleucine--tRNA ligase: MTSPTYRQVPAQVDLPALEHAVLDFWREQKIFAKSLEQSEGRPEWVYYEGPPTANGMPGAHHIEARVFKDVFPRFRTMRGYHVARKAGWDCHGLPVELTVEKELGFSGKQDIEAYGIAEFNAKCRESVTRHTDAFEELTRRMGFWTDLNAPYRTMDPDYIESVWWSLKEIFNKGLLVQDHRVAPWCPRCGTGLSDHELAQGYETVVDPSVFVRFPLTSGPLAGEAALLVWTTTPWTLVSNTAVAAHPEVTYVVATNGEEKLVVAEPLVAKALGEGWETTGRTFTGAEMERWAYQRPFELVEFPETEGGTHYVVNAEYVTTEDGTGLVHQSPAFGEDDLKVCRAYGLPVVNPVRADGTFEEGVPLVGGVFFKKADEKLTEDLQQRGLLFKHIPYEHSYPHCWRCHTALLYYAQPSWYIRTTAVKDRLLAENENTNWFPDTVKNGRYGDWLNNNIDWALSRNRYWGTPLPIWRCEDDHLTCVGSLTELTELTGTDQSGLDPHRPFIDEVTFACPQDGCGETATRVPEVIDAWYDSGSMPFAQWGYPYRNKEIFESRYPAQFICEAIDQTRGWFYTLMAVGTLVFDKSSYENVVCLGHILAEDGRKMSKHLGNTLEPIPLMDRHGADAVRWFMAAGGSPWAARRVGHGTIQEVVRKTLLTYWNTVAFQALYARTTGWAPSEADPAPAERPVLDRWLLSELHALTDQVTQALDAYDTQRAGKLLSAFVDDLSNWYVRRSRRRFWQGDKAALRTLHEVVQTVTQLMAPLTPFITERVWQDLIVPVTPGAPESVHLSAWPEADLTAIDPELSKQMVLVRRLVELGRATRAESGVKTRQPLSRALIAATGFDTLDSELRAQITEELNVESLATLSEVGGSLVDTTAKANFRALGKRFGKRVQDVARAVANADAAALSLALREGTASVEVDGETITLAPDEVIITETPREGWSVASDAGATVALDLEITEELRRAGLARDAIRLIQEARKNSGLDVADRIALRWTATDPATVAALTDHAGLIADEVLATDFAQGDADDSYGNPFTDEALTLAFRLRKA; encoded by the coding sequence ATGACATCGCCGACGTACCGCCAGGTGCCCGCCCAGGTCGACCTGCCCGCCCTCGAGCACGCCGTGCTCGACTTCTGGCGCGAGCAGAAGATCTTCGCCAAGAGCCTGGAACAGTCCGAGGGCCGCCCGGAGTGGGTGTACTACGAGGGTCCGCCCACCGCCAACGGCATGCCCGGTGCCCACCACATCGAGGCCCGCGTCTTCAAGGACGTCTTCCCCCGCTTCCGCACCATGCGCGGCTACCACGTGGCCCGCAAGGCCGGCTGGGACTGCCACGGCCTCCCGGTGGAGCTGACCGTGGAGAAGGAGCTCGGCTTCTCCGGCAAGCAGGACATCGAGGCGTACGGCATCGCGGAGTTCAACGCGAAGTGCCGCGAGTCGGTGACCCGGCACACGGACGCCTTCGAAGAACTCACGAGGCGCATGGGGTTCTGGACCGACCTCAACGCCCCCTACCGCACCATGGACCCCGACTACATCGAGTCGGTCTGGTGGTCGCTCAAGGAGATCTTCAACAAGGGCCTGCTGGTCCAGGACCACCGCGTCGCCCCCTGGTGCCCCCGCTGCGGCACGGGCCTGTCGGACCACGAGCTGGCGCAGGGTTACGAGACGGTCGTCGACCCGTCGGTCTTCGTCCGCTTCCCGCTGACCTCCGGCCCGCTGGCCGGCGAGGCCGCGCTCCTGGTGTGGACGACCACGCCCTGGACCCTGGTCTCCAACACCGCGGTCGCCGCGCACCCCGAGGTGACCTACGTCGTGGCGACAAACGGCGAGGAGAAGCTGGTCGTCGCCGAGCCGCTCGTCGCCAAGGCCCTCGGCGAGGGCTGGGAGACCACCGGCCGGACCTTCACGGGCGCCGAGATGGAGCGCTGGGCGTACCAGCGCCCGTTCGAGCTCGTCGAGTTCCCGGAGACCGAGGGCGGCACGCACTACGTCGTGAACGCCGAGTACGTCACGACCGAGGACGGTACGGGTCTGGTCCACCAGTCCCCCGCCTTCGGTGAGGACGACCTGAAGGTCTGCCGCGCGTACGGCCTGCCGGTCGTGAACCCGGTCCGCGCGGACGGCACGTTCGAGGAGGGCGTCCCCCTCGTCGGCGGCGTCTTCTTCAAGAAGGCGGACGAAAAGCTCACCGAGGACCTCCAGCAGCGCGGCCTGCTCTTCAAGCACATCCCGTACGAGCACAGCTACCCGCACTGCTGGCGCTGCCACACCGCGCTTCTCTACTACGCGCAGCCCTCCTGGTACATCCGCACCACCGCGGTCAAGGACCGCCTCCTCGCGGAGAACGAGAACACCAACTGGTTCCCGGACACGGTCAAGAACGGCCGGTACGGCGACTGGCTGAACAACAACATCGACTGGGCGCTGTCCCGCAACCGCTACTGGGGCACCCCGCTGCCGATCTGGCGCTGCGAGGACGACCACCTCACCTGCGTCGGCTCCCTCACGGAGCTGACCGAGCTGACCGGCACCGACCAGTCGGGCCTGGACCCGCACCGCCCGTTCATCGACGAGGTCACCTTCGCCTGCCCGCAGGACGGCTGCGGCGAGACGGCCACGCGCGTGCCCGAGGTCATCGACGCCTGGTACGACTCGGGTTCGATGCCGTTCGCGCAGTGGGGCTACCCGTACAGGAACAAGGAGATCTTCGAGTCCCGTTACCCGGCGCAGTTCATCTGCGAGGCCATCGACCAGACCCGCGGCTGGTTCTACACGCTGATGGCGGTCGGCACGCTGGTCTTCGACAAGTCGTCGTACGAGAACGTGGTCTGCCTCGGCCACATCCTCGCCGAGGACGGCCGCAAGATGTCCAAGCACCTGGGCAACACCCTGGAGCCGATCCCGCTCATGGACCGGCACGGCGCCGACGCGGTCCGCTGGTTCATGGCGGCCGGCGGCTCCCCGTGGGCGGCCCGCCGCGTGGGTCACGGCACGATCCAGGAGGTCGTCCGCAAGACGCTGCTGACGTACTGGAACACGGTCGCCTTCCAGGCCCTGTACGCCCGTACGACGGGCTGGGCCCCGTCGGAGGCCGACCCGGCGCCGGCCGAGCGCCCGGTCCTGGACCGCTGGCTGCTGTCCGAACTGCACGCGCTCACCGACCAGGTCACCCAGGCGCTGGACGCCTACGACACCCAGCGCGCCGGCAAGCTGCTGTCCGCGTTCGTCGACGACCTGTCGAACTGGTACGTGCGCCGCTCCCGCCGCCGCTTCTGGCAGGGCGACAAGGCGGCGCTGCGCACGCTGCACGAGGTCGTCCAGACGGTGACACAGCTGATGGCCCCGCTGACCCCGTTCATCACCGAGCGGGTGTGGCAGGACCTGATCGTTCCGGTCACCCCGGGGGCCCCGGAGTCGGTCCACCTGTCGGCCTGGCCCGAGGCGGACCTCACCGCCATCGACCCGGAGCTGTCGAAGCAGATGGTGCTGGTGCGCCGGCTCGTGGAGCTGGGCCGTGCCACGCGCGCGGAGTCGGGCGTCAAGACCCGTCAGCCGCTGTCCCGCGCCCTGATCGCGGCGACGGGCTTCGACACGCTGGACTCGGAACTGCGCGCGCAGATCACCGAGGAGCTGAACGTCGAGTCCCTCGCGACGCTGAGCGAGGTCGGCGGCTCCCTGGTGGACACCACCGCGAAGGCCAACTTCCGCGCGCTCGGCAAGCGGTTCGGCAAGCGGGTCCAGGACGTGGCCAGGGCCGTCGCGAACGCGGACGCGGCCGCGCTGTCCCTGGCCCTGCGCGAGGGCACGGCGTCGGTGGAGGTCGACGGCGAGACCATCACGCTGGCTCCCGACGAGGTGATCATCACGGAGACGCCGCGCGAGGGCTGGTCGGTGGCGTCCGACGCGGGCGCGACGGTCGCCCTGGACCTGGAGATCACGGAGGAGCTCCGCCGTGCGGGGCTGGCCCGTGACGCGATCCGCCTGATCCAGGAGGCCCGCAAGAACAGCGGCCTCGACGTGGCCGACCGCATCGCACTGCGCTGGACCGCCACGGACCCGGCGACGGTCGCGGCCCTCACCGACCACGCCGGCCTGATCGCCGACGAGGTCCTGGCGACGGACTTCGCGCAGGGCGACGCGGACGACAGCTACGGCAACCCGTTCACGGACGAGGCCCTGACGCTGGCGTTCCGCCTGCGCAAGGCGTAA
- a CDS encoding cell division protein FtsQ/DivIB — protein MAGSTTAERGERQRESSGPPPVRRLRRRHLRMIVILGLALVFLGIPTVWLFYGSDWLRAEHVSVSGTRVLTPHQVEAAADVPLGKPLISVDTDAIGTRLRQKLPRIDSVDVVRSWPHGIDLKVVERTPVLIVQKGGKFVEVDDEGVRFATVSEAPKGVPALELTLSRSSSAAASLRRFGESRLVREAVGVARAVPAAVARDTRIVKVRSYDDISLELRDGRTIAWGSSEKGAAKARTLTALMKASPAARYFDVSVPTAPASAGS, from the coding sequence GTGGCCGGATCGACCACCGCCGAGCGCGGTGAACGCCAGCGGGAGTCGTCCGGCCCGCCGCCGGTCAGGCGCCTGAGGCGACGTCACCTTCGTATGATCGTCATTCTGGGTCTCGCCCTGGTGTTCCTCGGCATCCCGACGGTGTGGCTGTTCTACGGCTCCGACTGGCTGCGCGCCGAGCACGTCTCCGTGTCGGGGACCCGGGTCCTGACACCGCATCAGGTCGAGGCGGCCGCCGACGTCCCGCTCGGGAAGCCGCTGATCTCCGTCGACACCGATGCGATCGGGACGCGACTGCGGCAGAAGTTGCCCCGAATCGACTCGGTTGACGTGGTCCGTTCCTGGCCCCATGGAATCGACCTGAAAGTGGTCGAGCGGACTCCGGTTCTGATTGTCCAAAAGGGCGGAAAGTTCGTCGAAGTGGACGACGAAGGTGTCCGTTTCGCTACGGTTTCTGAGGCGCCGAAAGGCGTTCCCGCACTGGAATTGACGCTCTCCCGGTCCAGTTCCGCCGCCGCGAGCCTGCGCCGTTTCGGCGAGTCCCGGCTGGTGCGCGAGGCGGTGGGCGTCGCCCGCGCCGTTCCGGCCGCCGTCGCACGCGACACACGGATCGTCAAGGTCCGTTCCTACGACGACATCTCGCTGGAGTTGCGGGACGGCCGCACGATCGCCTGGGGGAGCAGCGAGAAGGGCGCCGCGAAGGCCCGTACGCTCACCGCCCTGATGAAAGCCTCGCCCGCCGCACGGTACTTCGACGTGAGTGTTCCCACCGCGCCCGCGTCAGCAGGGAGTTGA
- the ftsZ gene encoding cell division protein FtsZ — protein sequence MAAPQNYLAVIKVIGVGGGGVNAINRMIEVGLKGVEFIAINTDAQALLMSDADVKLDVGRELTRGLGAGANPEVGRKAAEDHREEIEEVLKGADMVFVTAGEGGGTGTGGAPVVANIARNLGALTIGVVTRPFTFEGRRRANQAEDGIAELREEVDTLIVIPNDRLLSISDRQVSVLDAFKSADQVLLSGVQGITDLITTPGLINLDFADVKSVMSEAGSALMGIGSARGDDRAVAAAEMAISSPLLEASIDGARGVLLSISGGSDLGLFEINEAAQLVSEAAHPEANIIFGAVIDDALGDEVRVTVIAAGFDGGQPPARRENVIGSTSAKREEPAPARQTESRPSFGSLGSVTPKEDPEPAPEPVNDIPVAPPVPPAPRTYSDSAAEELDVPDFLK from the coding sequence GTGGCAGCACCGCAGAACTACCTCGCAGTCATCAAAGTCATCGGTGTCGGCGGCGGTGGTGTCAATGCCATCAACCGGATGATCGAGGTCGGTCTCAAGGGCGTCGAGTTCATCGCCATCAACACCGACGCGCAAGCTCTGTTGATGAGCGACGCCGACGTCAAGCTGGACGTCGGCCGTGAACTCACCCGCGGACTCGGCGCCGGAGCCAATCCGGAGGTCGGCCGCAAGGCCGCCGAGGACCACCGCGAGGAGATCGAGGAGGTCCTCAAGGGGGCCGACATGGTCTTCGTGACGGCCGGTGAAGGTGGCGGCACCGGCACCGGCGGCGCGCCCGTCGTGGCCAACATCGCGCGCAATCTGGGCGCCCTCACCATCGGCGTGGTCACGCGCCCGTTCACCTTCGAGGGACGGCGCCGCGCGAACCAGGCCGAGGACGGCATCGCCGAGCTCCGCGAAGAGGTCGACACCCTCATCGTCATCCCGAACGACCGGCTGCTGTCCATCTCGGACCGCCAGGTCTCGGTACTGGACGCCTTCAAGTCGGCCGACCAGGTCCTGCTCTCCGGTGTGCAGGGCATCACCGACCTCATCACCACCCCGGGCCTCATCAACCTCGACTTCGCCGACGTCAAGTCGGTCATGTCCGAGGCAGGCTCGGCACTGATGGGCATCGGCTCCGCCCGCGGCGACGACCGCGCGGTGGCCGCCGCCGAGATGGCGATCTCCTCGCCGCTGCTGGAGGCGTCCATCGACGGCGCCCGCGGTGTGCTGCTCTCCATCTCCGGTGGCTCGGACCTCGGTCTCTTCGAGATCAACGAGGCCGCCCAGCTGGTGAGCGAGGCCGCCCACCCCGAGGCCAACATCATCTTCGGCGCGGTGATCGACGACGCCCTCGGCGACGAGGTCCGGGTCACCGTGATCGCGGCCGGCTTCGACGGCGGCCAGCCCCCGGCCCGCCGGGAGAACGTGATCGGCTCGACCTCGGCCAAGCGCGAGGAGCCGGCCCCGGCACGGCAGACCGAGAGCCGCCCGTCCTTCGGTTCGCTCGGCAGCGTGACCCCGAAGGAGGACCCGGAGCCCGCTCCGGAACCGGTCAACGACATCCCGGTCGCCCCGCCGGTCCCGCCGGCGCCGCGGACCTACTCGGACAGCGCGGCCGAGGAACTGGACGTACCGGACTTCCTCAAGTGA
- a CDS encoding YggS family pyridoxal phosphate-dependent enzyme yields the protein MTDRKDELAANLAKVERRIADACAAAGRGREEVTLIVVTKTYPATDVRILAELGVRHVAENRDQDAAPKAAACMDLPLTWHFVGQLQTNKVRSVVGYADFVQSVDRSKLVTALSKEAVRAGRELGCLIQVALDAGESERGERGGVAPAGIEELADLVAQAPGLRLGGLMTVAPLTGEYAGREQAAFGRLMDLSTDLRRSHPAATMVSAGMSADLEQAVAAGATHVRVGSAVLGVRPRLG from the coding sequence ATGACGGACCGTAAGGACGAACTCGCCGCGAATCTGGCGAAAGTGGAGCGGCGCATCGCCGACGCGTGCGCGGCCGCCGGTCGGGGGCGCGAAGAGGTGACCCTGATCGTGGTCACCAAGACCTACCCCGCGACCGATGTGCGGATCCTGGCGGAACTCGGCGTGCGGCACGTCGCCGAGAACCGTGATCAGGACGCGGCACCGAAGGCCGCCGCCTGTATGGATCTGCCCCTTACTTGGCATTTTGTCGGTCAACTCCAGACCAACAAAGTGCGATCCGTGGTCGGTTACGCGGACTTCGTGCAGTCCGTCGATCGTTCCAAGCTCGTCACAGCTCTGTCGAAGGAGGCTGTCCGCGCCGGACGGGAGCTGGGGTGTCTCATCCAGGTCGCACTCGACGCCGGTGAGAGCGAGCGGGGTGAGCGGGGAGGCGTCGCGCCCGCCGGAATCGAAGAGTTGGCCGACCTCGTCGCGCAGGCGCCGGGGCTGCGGCTCGGCGGACTGATGACCGTCGCGCCGCTGACCGGGGAGTACGCGGGACGCGAACAGGCGGCGTTCGGGCGGTTGATGGATTTGTCGACTGACCTGCGCCGGAGTCATCCGGCTGCCACCATGGTCTCGGCAGGGATGAGTGCGGACCTCGAACAGGCCGTGGCGGCCGGAGCGACACATGTGCGCGTCGGCAGCGCGGTACTCGGAGTCCGCCCCAGGCTCGGGTAA
- a CDS encoding DivIVA domain-containing protein: protein MPLTPEDVRNKQFTTVRLREGYDEDEVDAFLDEVEAELTRLLRENEDLRAKLAAATRAAAQNQQNMRKPPEQQDQQQQQQQGMRGPGGPVPAGISGPPQQQMGGPMGGPPQLPSGAPQLPAGPGGQGGPQGPGGPGPMGQGPGPMGQPPMQQQMGGPMGGPMGGPMGGPGQGGPGGDSAARVLSLAQQTADQAIAEARSEANKIVGEARSRAEGLERDARAKADALERDAQEKHRVAMGSLESARATLERKVEDLRGFEREYRTRLKSYLESQLRQLETQSDDSLAPPRTPATASLPPSPAPSMAPAGASAPSYGGGNQTMGGAPSPSGPSYGGQQQMSPAMTQPMAPVRPQGPSPMGQAPSPMRGFLIDEDDN, encoded by the coding sequence ATGCCGTTGACCCCCGAGGACGTGCGGAACAAGCAGTTCACGACCGTCCGCCTCCGAGAAGGCTATGACGAGGACGAGGTCGATGCCTTCCTCGACGAGGTCGAAGCCGAACTGACCCGCCTGCTCCGCGAGAACGAGGACCTGCGCGCCAAACTGGCCGCGGCCACGCGCGCTGCTGCCCAGAACCAGCAGAACATGCGCAAGCCTCCGGAGCAGCAGGATCAGCAGCAACAGCAGCAGCAGGGCATGCGCGGTCCTGGTGGTCCCGTACCCGCCGGCATATCGGGCCCGCCGCAGCAGCAGATGGGTGGCCCCATGGGTGGTCCGCCCCAGCTGCCGAGCGGTGCCCCGCAGCTGCCCGCCGGTCCCGGCGGTCAGGGTGGTCCCCAGGGTCCTGGCGGTCCCGGCCCCATGGGCCAGGGTCCCGGTCCGATGGGTCAGCCCCCGATGCAGCAGCAGATGGGTGGTCCGATGGGCGGCCCCATGGGCGGTCCGATGGGCGGCCCCGGTCAAGGAGGCCCCGGTGGCGACAGCGCCGCCCGTGTCCTCTCGCTGGCCCAGCAGACCGCCGACCAGGCGATCGCCGAGGCCCGGTCCGAAGCCAACAAGATCGTCGGCGAGGCGCGTTCGCGTGCCGAGGGTCTGGAGCGTGACGCCCGTGCCAAGGCCGACGCCCTGGAGCGGGACGCGCAGGAGAAGCACCGCGTCGCGATGGGCTCCCTGGAGTCCGCCCGCGCGACGCTGGAGCGCAAGGTCGAGGACCTGCGCGGCTTCGAGCGCGAGTACCGCACGCGCCTGAAGTCGTACCTGGAGTCGCAGCTGCGTCAGCTGGAGACCCAGTCGGACGACTCGCTGGCCCCGCCGCGCACCCCGGCGACCGCGTCCCTCCCGCCGTCCCCGGCGCCTTCCATGGCACCGGCCGGCGCGAGCGCCCCGTCGTACGGCGGTGGCAACCAGACGATGGGCGGCGCTCCCTCGCCGTCCGGTCCGTCCTACGGCGGTCAGCAGCAGATGTCTCCGGCGATGACCCAGCCGATGGCGCCGGTGCGTCCGCAGGGCCCGTCGCCGATGGGTCAGGCGCCCTCGCCCATGCGGGGCTTCCTGATCGACGAGGATGACAACTGA